CAGGGGCGGTGGGGGAATCGGTGAGGGCTTTGATGGATTCAAGCGTAATAGATAAGGGCCACAGTCCGCCCGCGGCGTGGGAGGGCCCGATACCCGGCGCGGGTCTCTAGCCTAGAAGGATGGGCAGGCAAGACAATCCAGGAACTCACGGCTCCCGTCAGGGCGCTTCCGGCAGCGGAGCGGGCTCGGGCCGGAACCGGGCGGGCGCATCGACGCGCAATACCGTCCGCCGGCCTGCCCGGAAACCAGGCAGCGCGGTGTACCGCCGTCGCAGGCTGTTCGTTGGCGCCGCACTCCTGCTCGTGATTGCGCTCGGCCTCGGCGGATTTGCCGCCGCCGCCAGCCTGCTCAACGCCGGGGCGCCCTCCTCGGACGGAGCAGCTGCTGCTTCCGCGCCGGTAGCGACGCCGGCCGGCACTCCGCAGGCCACGGCGTCTCCTTCGGCCACTCCGACGGGCAACGGCTGCGAGCAGAACCTCGTGACTGTCGCGGCGTCCACGGACAAGCCAGCCTACGCGGCAGGCGAAAATCCGTTGCTCACGCTCAAGGTGACGAACGGCAACCGGGTGCCTTGTGAGATCAATATCGGCACGTCCCAGATGGAGTTCCTCGTCACGAGCGGCTCGGACCGGATCTTTTCATCCACCGACTGCCAGTCGGACGCGACCGAACTCGTGAAGACCATCGCGCCGGGTCAGAGTGAAACGGCCAATTTCCCCTGGCAGCGCAACCGCACGGTTCAGGGCTGCGCGCCGATCGAGGCCAAACCGGGCGCCGGCGGCGCCTATTACGTCTTCACCGCCCAGCTGGCGGGAAAGACCAGCCCCAAAGCCGTGTTCCAGCTGAATTAGACCCCGGCGGACCTCACAGGAACCTGTCCAGGAGACTTGCCTCGGCCATCCGGCTGAGTCCCTCGCGGACCGTCCGGGCACGCTGGTCGCCGATGCCATCGACGGTCATCAGGTCATCAATCGTGGCCGCCATCAGGAACTGCAGGCCGCCGAAGTGGTCCACCAGGCGGTCGGCGACGGCCTTCGGCACGGCCTTCAACCCGGAAAGCAGCCGGTAGCCGCGCGGCTGGACCACGGCGTCGAGGTTGGCCTCGCCGCCCGCGAAGCCAACGATCCCGGCAATTTTTCCCAAGTCGATCAGCTCGGTGGGGCCAAGGTTCACCAGCGCCTTCACCGCCTGGTCGATGTCCTCTGCAGAAGTGTCCGGGCCTGAGTAATCCCGGATGATCACATCACTGCCCGGGCCGCGTCCCACCGTCAGCTCGTCCAGCTGGAGCGAGAGCAGCCGCCCGTCCTCGCCGAGCTCCAGCACGTACTGCGAAATCTCCTCGGAAATCCGGCGCACCATCTCCTGGCGCTGCAGCGTCACCGCCACATCGCGGACGGTCACCATTGCCTCGATTTCCAGGGCGGAGAGCGAACTGGTCACCTGGTCCAGTCGCGAGCGGTAGCGCTCCAAGGTAGCCAGGGCCTGGTTGGCGCGGGCCAGGACCTTCTCCGAACCTTCCAGCACGTGCCGCAGCCCGTTGACATACAGCGCGATGATTTGCATGGACTGGCTCACCGAGATCACCGGCACGCCGGTCTGGATCGCGACGCGCTCAGCGGTCCGGTGCCGGGTCCCGGACTCCTGGGTTTCGATGCTGGAATCCGGGACCAGCTGCACGGCCGCGCGCAGAATGTTGCTGGCGTCCTTGTCGCAGATGATGGCACCGTCCATCTTCGCCAGTTCGCGCAGCCGGGTGGGGGAAAAATCGATGCCGATGTCGAATCCGCCCGAACAGATTGACTCGATGGTCCTGTCGATGCCCAGCACGATCAGGGCCCCGGTCCGGCCGCGAAGGATGCGTTCCAGTCCGTCGCGAAGTGCGGTGCCCGGTGCCACTCGGCCCAGCGTAGCCTTGAGCGAATCTTCCGGGCTCCGAGCCATAGATTTTCCCTTCAAAGGTGCAGGTCTCAGCCCGCAAGTGCGCCGGTTTCCAGTGTTGGCCGGCAGGATCAAAAGTACTCGGTTTCCCGCTCCCACCATAGTAGAGGCAAAGGGAGCCAAGTTCCGCACGGACAAGCCCCAAAGTGGTCCATTGCGACGCGCGTGGGACCGCCCGAAGAACGCCCCCCCCGGGCCATATCCCGGACCGGCATATTTGGCCCACGGTTCGACCGTTTCGACCCGGGGCTGCACCCGCTTCGCGGCGGCAGCCCCGGCTGCGATAAACTTGGACCCTTGGGTGAACCGTCGGGCGGCCCGCCGCCCCCGGCACACATCGCACCACGCCGAAATCCCAACAGAATCACCCGCGATCCCACCGGCCCAGCCGGGCCCGGCAGGCCCGGGGGCGCCACCACCAACGCCGCAGCGAAAGTAGCATCGTGTCTCAAGAAGTCCTTAGCCCCGCCCGAGTCCAGGAGATTCACAAGCAGGCGGCCCGGCGTCGGACTTTCGCGGTCATTTCGCACCCCGACGCGGGTAAATCCACGCTGACCGAGGCGCTCGCGCTGCACGCAAAGGTGATCGGCACTGCCGGCGCCTCCAGCGGCAAGGCCAACCGCAAGGAAACCGTCTCGGACTGGATGCAGATGGAAAAGGACCGCGGTATCTCGATCAGCTCCGCGGCGCTGCAGTTCTCCTACCGGGACACCGTGATCAACCTGCTGGACACCCCCGGCCACGCCGACTTCTCCGAGGACACCTACCGGGTGCTGGCCGCCGTAGACTGCGCCGTGATGCTTGTGGACGCCGCCAAGGGCCTGGAAACCCAGACGATGAAGCTCTTCGAGGTCTGCAAGCAGCGCAACCTGCCGATCATCACGGTGATCAACAAATGGGACCGCCCCGGCCTGGACTCGCTGGCGCTAATGGACGAAATCACCGAGCGCACCGGCCTGAAGCCGATGCCGCTGACCTGGGCCGTGGGCATCTCCGGTGACTTCCGCGGTGTCTGGGACCTGCGCAATGACCGTTTCGCCCAGTTCAAGCGAAACAATTCCGGCGCCAACATCGCGCTTACCGAATACTTCACGCCGGAGGCGGCCGCGGCCAGCCAGGGCGAGGACTGGTCCAACGCCGTCGATGAGGCCGGGCTGGTGATCGAGTCCAACCTGGAGTTCGACATCGACGCCTTCCACGCCGGAGAGGCGACCCCGATCCTTTTCAGCTCCGCAGCGCTGAACTTCGGCGTCAAGGAGATCCTTGATGCCCTCGTGGACTTCGCCCCGCCCGCGGCCCCGCGGCCCGACGTTGACGGTGCCCCGCGGGCCGTCGACGCGCCCTTCGCCGGATTCGTCTTTAAGGTCCAGGCCGGCATGAACAAGGCGCACCGGGACCACGTCGCCTTCATCAGGGTCTGCTCCGGCGTTTTCGAACGTGGCATGGTGGTGACCCAGGGGCGGACCGGCAAGTCCTTCGCCACCAAGTACGCCCAGCAAGTCTTCGGCCGGGAGCGCGAGGTAATCGACGAGGCATTCCCCGGTGATGTTGTGGGCCTGGTGAACGCCTCCTCGTTGCGGGTCGGGGACAGCCTGTTTGTCGAGAAGCCGGTGGAGTTCCCCGCGATCCCGCTGTTCGCCCCGGAGCATTTTCAGGTGGCGCGGTCCAAGGACCCCAGCCGTTTCAAGCAGTTCCGCCGCGGCATCGAACAGCTTGAGCACGAGGGCGTTATCCAGGTGCTCCGTTCGGACGTCCGCGGCGACCAGGCCCCGGTGCTGGCCGCCGTCGGGCCCATGCAGTTCGAGGTAGTTGAAGACCGGATGGCGCACGATTTCAGTGCGCCGATGCGGCTGGAACGGCTGCCGTACTCGATCGCCCGGATTTCGACGGCGGACGCCATGCCGGCGCTGGCCAACGTCCCCGGGGCCGAGGTGCTGCTGCGCTCCGATGGCGAATACCTGGCCTTGTTCAACGACGTCTGGGCCCTGCGCCGGATCGAAAAGAACCACCCGGACCTGACACTGCTGCCGATCGGCACGCACAACCCCGCCAAGTAGCTGCCGGCACCGCGTGCGTGCGTGGCAGGATGATCCGCCGCAGGTCTTCCTGAATCACCTTTCCGCGGTATCATAAGTAACCTTGCTAATGATGCGGGCGCCCCACCTTTCGGCTTTTTGGACTGATCCGCGCGATTTCGTCGGCGGGCCCCGCACTTTAAGGGACAACGAACACTCTTTGACTGACTACAACAGAAAACTCGGCATGGAACCAGGCTTCCTGCTGAGCGGCCGCTACCGGATCCAAGCCCTCATCGGCACGGGAAGCCAGTCCACCGTGTACCGAGCCCATGACGAACTCCTGCAGCGGGAAGTGGCAGTCAAACTCTTCCGGGACGACGCGGATGATCTTGAACATACCCGCCGGCAGGGGCAGGAGGTCCGCATCCTCGCGGGGATGGGCCACCACGCCCTGGTGACGCTGTTCGACGCCGGCGCGGACCTCAGCGACCCGGAGGCGCGCCTCACCTACCTCGTGATGGAACTGGTCCGCGGACCGGACCTGCGCCACCGTGCCGCCCAGGGGCCGCTCTCCGCTGCACACATGGCCCTGATCGGCCACGACCTGGCGGACGGACTCTCCTACATTCATCATCACGGGATTGTGCACCGCGATGTAAAGCCGGCCAATATCCTGCTGGTCGATTACAGCAACGACGACAGGCGCCCCCGGGCCAAGCTCAGCGACTTCGGTGTTGCCGTGATGACGGGCAGCGGACCCGTGGGCGACGACTCCGGAACCTCCGGGACGCCCGCTTACCTGAGCCCGGAGCAGGCTGCCGGTGAACCGGCCGGGCCGCTCAGCGATGTATATTCCCTCGGACTGGTGCTGCTCGAAGGGTTAACCGGAAAGATGGCGTACCCCGGTGCCCCCATCCAGTCCGCCGTCGCGCGGCTGCTCCACGACCCGGACATCCCCGAAGAACTTGCCCCCATCTGGACGTCGCTGCTGTCCTCCATGCTTGCCCGGGACCCGGCGGATCGGCCGCCGGCCCGGGAGGTTTCCCTCGCGCTGCGCCAGGAAGTCATCAACGGCGCGGCCCGCCACCGCCTGGAGGCAGCCCCCGGCGGGACCGGCGAGGAAGCCAGGATGCGCGCGGTGGAGCGCTACCGGATCCTCGACACGCCGTCCGACGGTGCCTTCGACCGGATCGCACGCCTCGCGGCACGGATGTTCGCCGTGCCCGTGGCGATCGTGAGCGTGGTGGACCACGACCGGATCTGGTTCAAGGCCCATCACGGCACTGACGTTACGCAGATTGGCCGCGACCCGGGGCTGTGCGCCTCCGCGATCCTGCAGGACGAAACCTGGATCGTGGAGGACGCCACCCGGGATCCCCGCAGCCTCGCCAACCCCCTGGTGGCGGGCGAGTTCGGCCTGCAGTTCTACGCCGGAGTCCCGCTGCGCACCCCCGACGGCTACAACCTGGGCACCTTCTGCATCTTGGACCGGGAACCCCGGGTGTTCAGCGCCGCCGATACACGTGCGCTGGAGGACCTGGCAGCGATCGTGATGAATGACCTGGAGATGCGGTTGCAGAGCAGGGAAGCGATCGCCAGTTAGCAGGTATTAGCGCCAGCCGGCACGGAGCGCCAGTTCCAGCTCAAACCGCGCCTCGGGGTCCTCCAAGGCGTCGCCGAACAACTCGCGCAGCTGCGCCGCCCGGTACCCCACCGTCTGCGGGTGGATGCCGAGCTCTGCGGCCACCGGACCACGCTGGCCCCAGTGCCGCAGCCAGGACAGCAGCGTCTCCGCGAGCCGCTCCCGCTGCGCCGGGCGCAGCCCCTCCAGCGGCGCCAGCCTGCGGTTGGCCAGTTCTGCGATTGCTGAGGGCTCCGCCCCGAGGATCACCTCGGCCAAATGCTCGTCCGCCCAGATGGGCGGGTCCTCCGGGCCGTCCCGGGGCTGCAGGACCGAGGCAGCGAGCACTGCCAGACGCAGCGAATCGGGGACTTTCTCCCAGCTCCCGGCGGGCCCAACCGCCGCCCCGCGGCCACGCAAGGCCTTCTCAAGGTCCGCCCGCGCGGAGGGTGACTGCCGGGCCGGAACCAGGGCAACGGCGTCGGTCTCGCGTTCGATCACAAGTGTTCCGGCGCCCAGCCTCAGCCGCAGCCCCGCGGCCCGGTCCACCGGCAGGGTCACCACCACCATCCGCTGCGGCAACGACCAGTCCGCCATCGCAGCAGTCTGGCGCAGTGCCGCCTCATCCGCCTGTCCCAGCAGGAGCAGGTCGAGCAGTTCGGTGCGCCGGCGGTCCACCGCGCCGGCACGTTCCGATTGTTCAAAGGCGTAGGCTTCGGCGCTGACGGCGGACAGTTCGTCGATGTAGGCCAGGATCGATTCACCCAGGTCCACCACCACGCTCTGGCCAAGGTGGTGTTCCACCGAAACCCTGGACATCTCGCGGAAGGTGACCCGGGCCCCCATCCGGTAGGCGCTCAGCAGCGCGTCCATGCTCCGTCCCTGCCGGAACTCCCCGCTCCCCAGCCCTGCCACGAGTTGCCTGCTCTCCTCCGAAAGGGCAGGCAGCCGGGTTGCCGGCAACTGCAGGAAGCGCTCCAGTGCCGCGGCCACCCCCCGGCGCAGCCCGCGGCCGAAGCGGCCTTCAATCGGCCTGGCGTAGGCCGGAACAAGCTGCGGCACGGCGTCGATGATGGCCTCGACAATTCCCGGCATCATCGGCCGGAGCACGTCACTGACCTCACGCGGCAAGGCCAGCCACGGCGGATCGGCAGCGGAAGCGGGAGTGCCCGACGGGGCTGTATTCATGGGCCTGGTTCCAATATGTTGTTGCGGGGAGACAGTTTATCTACTTCGATCGTATGCCTAGGGTGAAGAAGTATGACCGCCACTGACATAAGCTTGATACATGATCCGGCTCCGTAAGCTGGCGCGCGCCGCATCTCTACTGACCACCCCCCTAGCTCCAGAAGACATTCTGTCGCTGTTCAATCCTGTGTTTTCCGCCCGCCAACTGCGCGGTGTGGTCACTCGGGTGGTTCCAGAAACGGCCGATTCCGCCACAATTTTCTTCCGTCCCGGCCGCGGCTGGCAAGCACACCTCGCCGGCCAGTGGGCCCGCATTGGCGTCGAGCTTGACGGCGTCCGCCACTGGCGCTCGTATTCGCTCAGCGCCCCCGCCGGCAAGGACCCGGCCATCACCGTCAGTGACATGGGTGCCGTCTCCGGCACTTTGGTGCGCCACACCAAGCCCGGCGACGTTCTCTTCCTGGCGCCGCCGCAGGGTGACTTCGTGTTACCGGAGCACCCGAGGCCACTGCTGATGCTTACTGCCGGGAGCGGAATCACCCCCGTTATGTCGATGATCCGCACCCTCGTGCCGCACCGGCCCGACTCCGACGTTGTCCTCATTCACACGGCCCGGACCCCGGCGGATGCCATCTTCCGCGAAGAATTGGCCGAACTCGCGGACCAGTTCCCCAATTTCCAGGTCACCAACTGGTTCACCGGCGAACGTGGACGGCTGGATTTCACGTCGACGGCCGAGCTGGACGGACTTTGCCCGGATTGGCGCCAGCGCGCCGCTTACGCCTGCGGCCCCGAAAGCTTCCTGGACGACGCCGAGGCGCTCTGGGAAGCTGAGGCCGCCACCGCGGTGGCACAGCCGGAAGCCAGCCTCACGATCGAACGCTTCAGCACCAAGCTGGCCGGCGGTTCAGGGCACGACGGCGGATTGGTCACCTTCGAGGCGTCGGACCGCGAAGTCGAAGCCGGCGGCGACACTCCGCTGCTCGACGTCGGCGAGGATGCCGGCGTCCTAATGCCCAGCGGGTGCCGGATGGGCATCTGCCACAGCTGCCTCATCCCGCTCCGGGCCGGCCAGGTCCGTGACCTGCGCACGGATGAAGTCCATGGCGAGCCCGGCCAACTAATCCAGACGTGTGTTTCGGCAGCCGCCGGACCCGTTAACCTCGACCTCTGAGGAGTACCACAGCATGACGATTGTTTCTGACAAGCAGGACCTGTCCGAGGACGCTCCCCAGGGCGCCAATGACTCTGCCAAGGCGCCCGCTTCCGTGAAGACGCGGCCCGGTGCCCTCGCCGAGTCCGGCAGCCCGACCGTTCGGCCGCCGGCCGCCGCGCACCTCTCCGATGAGCAGGTCGCGGAGCTCGGCCGTGAACTCGACGCGATCAAGGACGACATCCTTGCCAAGCGCGGGGCGTCCGATGCCGCCTACATCCGCCGTATGATCAAGATCCAGCGCGGACTGGAGATCTCCGGCCGGGCCGCCCTGCTGGTGAGCAAGAACAAGGCAGCCTGGGTCACCGGAACCACGCTGCTGAGCTTCGCCAAGGTCCTGGAAAACATGGAGCTGGGGCACAACATCCTGCACGGCCAGTGGGACTGGATGCGGGACCCGGACATCCACTCCACCACCTGGGAGTGGGACTTCGTTACCCCGGCGCGCGCCTGGCAGCACACCCACAACGACCTGCACCACCGCTGGACCAACGTCATCGGCAAGGACAACGACGTCGGATACAACCTGCTGCGTATGGACGCCCAGCAGGAATGGAAGCCGTTCAACCTCGGCAACCCGGTGTACAACGCACTGCTGGCACCGGTCTTCGAGTGGGGCATCGCGATCTACGATCTTGAGCTGCAGGATTACAAAGAGGGCAAAAAGTCCAAGGAAGCCCTCACCAAGGACCTCAAGGCGCTGGGCCGCAAGGCCCTCAAGCAGTTCACCAAGGACTACGCGGCCACGCCCGCCGTCGCCATGCTGACCGGCTCCGGCAAGCAGGCGCTCTACGGCACCCTGACCGCGAACGCAGTTCGAAACGTCTGGGCCCACGCGGTTATTTTCTGCGGGCACTTCCCCGACGGGACCGACACCTTCACCGAAGAAATGGTCGAAGGTGAGACCCGCGGCGACTGGTACGTGCGGCAGATGATCGGCTCCGCCAACATCTCCGGCTCCAAGTTTATGCACCTGATGACCGGCAACCTCTCGCACCAGATTGAGCACCACCTTTTCCCGGACATCCCGTCCAACCGCTACGCGGAGGTGGCCCCGAAGGTGCAGGAGATCTGCAGGCGCTACGGCCTGCCGTACACCACCGGCCCGATCTGGAAGCAGGTCGGCTCCACCTGGGCCAAGGTCTTTAAGCTCGCTTTGCCGCCCAAGAAGGCCTAGCTCAACCGATCCGACTGAAGCAGGGGGGCCCGCCGTACCGGTGGGCGCCCCTGCTGCGTGTTGTGGCCGGTGCTCCGTCCCAGTGGCCTGCCCGGACGGCCCGGCGGGGCCGGGAAGTGCGCGGATTCCGGCCAGCGCCAGGCCCGCGGGTGTCCGCAGCCGGGCGGGAACGTCGCGACGGTCCGGGTGTCAGTCTCTGGCCGCCACCCCAAGCACGTGCGCCAGCGGCGGGTTGCCCGGCAGGACCGAGAAACCGAAGCGCTCAAGCCCCTGGACTGTAAACCCCGCCCGGGCGATGCCGCCAACGGTGTCCCGGTTCGGGTGGCAGCCGCCCGCCAAACGGCTCCACAACGGCGTAATCAGGTCCTCAGCGGCAGCAAGCACCCGGTGCGCCGAGCGGACGTGCTCGTAGAACAGCAGCAGCCCGCCCGGCCGCAGGACCCGAACCACCTCCGCCAGGGCAACGGACTGGTCCGCGACGCTGCACAGCACCAGGCTGGAGACCACAACGTCGACGGAGGCATCCGCCGCGGGCAGCGACTCCGCCACGCCGTCCTGCACCATGACCGGCACGGATGCGTTGCGGGCGGCGTTCCGGGCCAGCTCCCGGAGGGTGGGGTCCGGTTCGAGGGCCAGCACGGTTCTCACAGCGGAGGGATAGAACTCGAAGGTGGCACCGTAGCCGGCCCTGATTTCGATGACGACGCCGCGTGCCGCTGCCACGAGGCGCCGCCGGTGGTCCGCTGCGCCGCGGGCGTCCATCCGCGGACCGACGCGGGCGAAAGATCGTCCGAACGATCGGCTGGGTGGGCTCGTCTCGGGCATGTGGCCTCTTTTCCGGTCAGCTGACCTCAATTACTCCCATCATTCCCAGGTCCTCATGGTCCAGGATGTGGCAGTGGTAGACAGAGCGGCCGCTAAAGTCACGGAACGCGATCCGGACCGTGGCCCGCCCGTTCGCCCGCACATTCACCACGTCCCGCATGATAACGCCCTCGACTGCCTGGCCGTTGTCCTCGATGAGCTGCATCGGCCACACATGGAGGTGGAAAGGGTGGTCCATGGGGCTGGTGTTGACCAGCGTCCATTCCTCCACGCTTCCGGCCGGCACTACTGTATCGGTGCGGGAGCCGCTGAATTCGCGGCCGTTGATGCTGAACCCCATCATGCCGGACGGCCTTCCTTGTCCCATGCCCATGCCCATGGCCAGGAGCAGCTGCCGGCGCGCGGTGACGGTGGCCGTTCGGAGGTCCTCCGGCGCCGGCCGGGGCGGGACCGCAGCGGGCGCGTCCGCGGATTCGCCGCTGACCCGAAAGACGGCCAGCGCCGCCGGCCCGCGGCCGGTAAGCGGCCCCTGCCGCATCATGCCAGGCATACTGCCACGGTTGTAGGGAAGCGCCTGTAAAACGGTGTCGCCGGCAGTTGCCGTCACCAGCAGGTCCGCCCGGTTTCCCGGCGCCAGCAGGAGTTCCTCAACTCTGCCGGGCACGGGGGACCGTCCCGAATCCATGCCAATCAGGTCCAGCCGCTGGCCGTCCAGCCGGAGCCGCAGGAAGCGGGCGGCGCAGGCGTTGATAATCCGCCAGCGTTCCCGTTCGCCCGGGCGGGCGGTGAGCAGCGGGTTGCGTTGACCGTTGAGCAGGAGTAATTCGCCTTCCCGGCCCGCCATCCGCTCCGGCTGCGACACAGCGGCGACGCTGCCGGCGCTGTCCAGGGTGGTGTCCGAGACCAGCAGCACCCGGTCCGCGCTCACCGGGATGGTCCCGGAGTCCTCGACGATAATCGCACCGAAAAGACCGGCGAAGATCTGCCCGGCCACCGTGCCATGGTGATGCGGGTGGTACCAGTACACGCCCGGCGGATGGTCCGGAGGCAGCCGGTAGCTGTAGTCGAACGCCTCCCCGGGCCTGACGGCGAGAAACACGTTGTCGCCATTGGCTTGCGGGGACACGTGCAGGCCATGGACGTGCAGGTTGGTTGCTTCGTCCAGGCCATTCACCAGCCGGATGGTGAGCTCGTCTCCGGGGCGCAGCCGCAGGGTGGGGCCTGGAGAAGTGCCGTTGTAGCACAGCGCGCTGGCAGGGCGGCCGCCAAGCTCGACTTGGCCGTGCGCGGCTTCAAGGGTGAGTTGCAGCTTGCCGGCCGTGCTGCGAAGTTCCGGGGGGATGCGCAGTCCGGGGCCCTCCGCGTCGGCCATTCCACCGTTCGGTGGCTCGGCGGAAGCCAGGGACCACCACAGCCCGGCTCCGCCTGCCACAGTGGCCGCCGTGCCGAGGCCGCCCAGGAGCAGGGTGCTGCGACGGCTGATTGGCCGCACTAGGATTCCTCGCCGAGGACTTTCACGTTCTCGCGGTACTGTTCCGTGGTGAGCTCGCCCTTGGCAAAACGTTCGTCCAGGATCAGCCGTGCCTGGCTCTTTCCGCCCGGTGTGCCCGGCGTGCCGGGGAAGCCGGGGCCGGCCGGGGGAGTACCCGGCTGGCCATAGCTTGGGGTGCCGTAGTGGCCGGGTTGAGCCGGCCCGCGGCGGCCGGCTCCGCCGCTGAACGTGCGGACCGCGAGCAGCACCAGCGCTGCGATCCCGACCAGCAACAGCGCGCCCCAGAGCCACATCCAGCCGATGCCGTTTCCGTAGTTTCCCATCATGGCCGCTTCCTCTCGCCCCTCGCCCCTCGCCGCTCGCCGCTCGCCGCTCGCCCCTCGCCGCTGTCCTGTCCTGTCCTGTCCTGTCCCCATCGTCGGCCGGATACCGGGCGGCGGCTAGGGTCCAAAGTCGCTTCCTGAGGGTCTTGCTGCGTTGCTGCCCGGTTACTTCGTCAGGGTGTGCTGCAGGCGGGATAAGCGCCTGCGGAGATCCAGCGGCGACTCAGCGGGAACGACTCAGCTGATCAGCAGGCTCAGCGCCTCGGTCAGGTGCCCGACTTCCCGCACCGAGAAGCCCGCGGGCACCGGTCCGGGGCCATTGGGGCTGGCCGGCACCACGGCATGGGTAAAGCCCAGCCGGTGGGCTTCCTGGATCCGCTGGTTGATCCCGGGGACGGCGCGGACCTCGCCGGCCAGTCCCACTTCACCAAAGGCGATGAGCCGCTGCGGCAGGGGTTTTTTGGCTTTCGCCGAGGCCACGGCCAGCGCGACGGCGAGGTCGGTGGCGGGTTCACTGAGCTTCACGCCGCCAACTGTCGCCACGTAGGAATCGTCCTTGTTCAGCAGGCAGCCGGCCCGCTGCTGGAGTACGGCCAGCAGCATGGCCACCCGGGAACTGTCGAGTCCGCTAGTGGCCCGGCGGGGTTGGGCACTGGAGCTTTCTGCCAGCAGGGACTGCACCTCCGCGAGCAGGGGCCGGCGCCCTTCCAGGGTCACGGTGATGCAGGTGCCCGAGACCGGCTCCTTGGTCCGCGAGACGAAGAGCCCGCTCGGGTCGGCCAGGCCTTCGATCCCGTCTTCGTTCAGGTCGAAGCAGCCGACGTCGTCCGTGGGCCCGTACCGGTTCTTGACGGCCCGCAGCAGCCGCAGCCGGGAGTGTCGTTCGCCTTCAAACTGGCACACCACGTCGACCAGGTGCTCGAGCAGCCGGGGTCCGGCGATCGAGCCGTCCTTGGTCACATGGCCGACCAACAGGGTGGTCATGTTGCGGCGTTTGGCGGCGGCGATCAGGGAGGCTGCGACCTCCCGGACCTGCGAGACACCGCCGGCGCTGCCTTCGACATCGGCGCTGCTGAGTGTCTGCACGGAGTCCACGATCAGCAGCCGCGGCTCCAACTTCTCGACCTGCCCCAGGGCTTGGCCGAGGTCCGTCTCGGCGGAGAGATACAGGGATTCGGCGACGGCGTCGATGCGGTCCGCGCGCAGCTTGACCTGCGCTGCGGATTCCTCGCCCGTGATGTAGAGGACATCCTGTGCGGTGCGGGCAAACTTGGCGGCAACGTCCAGCAGCAGGGTTGACTTGCCGACGCCGGGTTCGCCCGCCAGCAGGATCACGGCGCCAGGGACCAGCCCGCCGCCGAGCACACGGTCCAGTTCATCCACCCCGGTGGGCAGGAAGGCAGCGGTGGTGGCATCCACTTCGGAGATCCGGCGGGCCGGTTCCAGCACGCTGGTGGCCGCCGTTGTGCGCGCCACGGCGCCGCCGGTTTCCTCAACGGTGCCCCAGGCCTGGCACTCGCCGCAGCGGCCCACCCACTTAGCGGTGGTCCAGCCGCATTCCGCGCATTTGTAGCCCGGCGCCTTGGTGGCGCGGGAAGTCTTGGTAGCCATTGCTCCACCTTATCGGCGCCCTGTGACAAGCACGCTTCCGCGCCGCGGCGACTACAGCGGCCAATACCGCGGCGACTACAGCGGCGGAAGGATGTCCCGGGCTTCCCCGGAGTCGACCCCGGCCGCCTCAAGCAGGTCCACCATCAGCGGACGGAACAGCATCACCACCGTTTCGCCTTCCAGCCGCTGCACATCCAGCAGCCGCGGGTGCAGGCGCCCGGCAATTTCCCGTAATTCCGTCCGGGCCGTCCGCAAGTGGGCGCGGCGGACGCCGTCGTGCACTTCGGCCAGGCCCAGGGAGAGTTCGTCGACGGCATCGGCCGTGTCATGCAGGACCTCGGCGATGTTCTGCGTCGCCTCGTCGGACAGGGCCGCATGATTGATGGCGCTGGTCAGGCGGCGGGCAAAGACGCGGCTGTTACGCAGTGCCAGGTCGATGTAGTCGAGCGACTGTTCCATCTGGTCCAGCTCGTCCCGGTGCCTGCGGTAGGCCGGCGACAGGGTCGCCA
This genomic window from Arthrobacter sp. EM1 contains:
- the disA gene encoding DNA integrity scanning diadenylate cyclase DisA: MARSPEDSLKATLGRVAPGTALRDGLERILRGRTGALIVLGIDRTIESICSGGFDIGIDFSPTRLRELAKMDGAIICDKDASNILRAAVQLVPDSSIETQESGTRHRTAERVAIQTGVPVISVSQSMQIIALYVNGLRHVLEGSEKVLARANQALATLERYRSRLDQVTSSLSALEIEAMVTVRDVAVTLQRQEMVRRISEEISQYVLELGEDGRLLSLQLDELTVGRGPGSDVIIRDYSGPDTSAEDIDQAVKALVNLGPTELIDLGKIAGIVGFAGGEANLDAVVQPRGYRLLSGLKAVPKAVADRLVDHFGGLQFLMAATIDDLMTVDGIGDQRARTVREGLSRMAEASLLDRFL
- a CDS encoding peptide chain release factor 3 — translated: MSQEVLSPARVQEIHKQAARRRTFAVISHPDAGKSTLTEALALHAKVIGTAGASSGKANRKETVSDWMQMEKDRGISISSAALQFSYRDTVINLLDTPGHADFSEDTYRVLAAVDCAVMLVDAAKGLETQTMKLFEVCKQRNLPIITVINKWDRPGLDSLALMDEITERTGLKPMPLTWAVGISGDFRGVWDLRNDRFAQFKRNNSGANIALTEYFTPEAAAASQGEDWSNAVDEAGLVIESNLEFDIDAFHAGEATPILFSSAALNFGVKEILDALVDFAPPAAPRPDVDGAPRAVDAPFAGFVFKVQAGMNKAHRDHVAFIRVCSGVFERGMVVTQGRTGKSFATKYAQQVFGREREVIDEAFPGDVVGLVNASSLRVGDSLFVEKPVEFPAIPLFAPEHFQVARSKDPSRFKQFRRGIEQLEHEGVIQVLRSDVRGDQAPVLAAVGPMQFEVVEDRMAHDFSAPMRLERLPYSIARISTADAMPALANVPGAEVLLRSDGEYLALFNDVWALRRIEKNHPDLTLLPIGTHNPAK
- a CDS encoding PucR family transcriptional regulator, translated to MNTAPSGTPASAADPPWLALPREVSDVLRPMMPGIVEAIIDAVPQLVPAYARPIEGRFGRGLRRGVAAALERFLQLPATRLPALSEESRQLVAGLGSGEFRQGRSMDALLSAYRMGARVTFREMSRVSVEHHLGQSVVVDLGESILAYIDELSAVSAEAYAFEQSERAGAVDRRRTELLDLLLLGQADEAALRQTAAMADWSLPQRMVVVTLPVDRAAGLRLRLGAGTLVIERETDAVALVPARQSPSARADLEKALRGRGAAVGPAGSWEKVPDSLRLAVLAASVLQPRDGPEDPPIWADEHLAEVILGAEPSAIAELANRRLAPLEGLRPAQRERLAETLLSWLRHWGQRGPVAAELGIHPQTVGYRAAQLRELFGDALEDPEARFELELALRAGWR
- a CDS encoding GAF domain-containing serine/threonine-protein kinase — encoded protein: MEPGFLLSGRYRIQALIGTGSQSTVYRAHDELLQREVAVKLFRDDADDLEHTRRQGQEVRILAGMGHHALVTLFDAGADLSDPEARLTYLVMELVRGPDLRHRAAQGPLSAAHMALIGHDLADGLSYIHHHGIVHRDVKPANILLVDYSNDDRRPRAKLSDFGVAVMTGSGPVGDDSGTSGTPAYLSPEQAAGEPAGPLSDVYSLGLVLLEGLTGKMAYPGAPIQSAVARLLHDPDIPEELAPIWTSLLSSMLARDPADRPPAREVSLALRQEVINGAARHRLEAAPGGTGEEARMRAVERYRILDTPSDGAFDRIARLAARMFAVPVAIVSVVDHDRIWFKAHHGTDVTQIGRDPGLCASAILQDETWIVEDATRDPRSLANPLVAGEFGLQFYAGVPLRTPDGYNLGTFCILDREPRVFSAADTRALEDLAAIVMNDLEMRLQSREAIAS